A window of the Equus asinus isolate D_3611 breed Donkey chromosome 20, EquAss-T2T_v2, whole genome shotgun sequence genome harbors these coding sequences:
- the LOC106836022 gene encoding olfactory receptor 8B8-like translates to MDIGNSSLVAEFILVGLTTYSEIQLPLFFLFLGIYIVTVAGNLGLVTLIGLNSHLHAPMYYFLFNLSFIDLCYSSVITPKLLVNFVSKMNTISYAGCMTQLFFYCFFVSAECYLLTVMAFDRYVAICKPLKYTVTMSPQVCSLLAVIVYVGAFVGAWAHTGCMLRLNFCDANTINHYMCDILPLLELSCTSTHINELVVLIVVGFDVSVPTLTIIVSYSFILSSILRIRSTEGRSKAFSTCSSHIIVISIFFGSGAFMYLHPSSVLSMDQGKVSTVFYTIVVPMLNPLIYSFRNKEVKVALKKNLSRISFS, encoded by the coding sequence ATGGACATTGGAAACAGTTCCTTAGTCGCTGAGTTTATCCTTGTGGGTTTAACCACATATTCAGAGATCCAGCTgcccctcttcttccttttcctaggAATCTACATTGTCACTGTTGCAGGAAACCTGGGCTTGGTCACCCTCATAGGACTGAATTCTCACCTTCATGCTCCCATGTACTACTTCCTCTTTAATTTATCCTTTATTGATCTCTGTTACTCTTCTGTCATCACCCCAAAACTGTTGGTAAACTTTGTGTCAAAGATGAACACCATCTCCTATGCAGGATGCATGACTCAGCTGTTTTTCTACTGCTTCTTTGTCAGTGCAGAGTGCTATCTGTTGACAGTGATGGCCtttgatcgctatgtggccatttgCAAGCCCCTGAAGTACACAGTCACCATGTCTCCTCAGGTCTGTTCTCTGCTGGCTGTGATTGTATATGTGGGGGCATTTGTTGGTGCTTGGGCCCACACAGGATGCATGCTGCGATTGAACTTCTGTGATGCCAACACCATCAACCATTACATGTGTGACATCCTCCCCCTCCTGGAGCTCTCCTGCACCAGCACTCACATCAATGAATTGGTAGTTCTCATTGTGGTGGGCTTTGATGTTAGTGTACCCACCCTCACCATCATTGTCTCTTACTCATTTATCCTCTCCAGCATCCTCCGCATCCGTTCCACTGAAGGAAGATCCAAAGCCTTCAGCACTTGTAGCTCTCATAtaattgttatttctattttctttgggtCAGGGGCATTCATGTATCTTCATCCTTCTTCTGTCTTGTCCATGGACCAGGGTAAAGTGTCCACCGTCTTCTATACCATTGTGGTGCCCATGCTCAATCCTCTGATCTACAGCTTCAGGAACAAGGAGGTTAAGGTTGCCCTGAAAAAAAACTTGAGTAGAATATCATTTTCCTGA
- the LOC106835987 gene encoding olfactory receptor 8B3-like, whose amino-acid sequence MAAGNGSFVTEFILFGLTDQPDLQLPLFVLFLVMYIVTVLGNLGLIILIGLNSHLHTPMYFFLFNLSFIDLCYSSVFTPKMLINFISKNTISYVGCMTQLYFFCFFAISECYVLTSMAYDRYVAICKPLLYNVVMSPKVCSSLMLGSYLMAFSGAMAHTGCMLRLTFCDANIINHYLCDVLPVFQLSCTSTYINELVVFIVVGINIIVPTVTIFVSYALILSSILHISTTEGRSKAFRTCSSHIIAVSLFFGSLAFMYLKPPSVMSMDKGKVSSVFYTNVVPTMNPLIYSLRNKDVKLALRKTLNSRKF is encoded by the coding sequence ATGGCTGCTGGAAATGGCTCCTTTGTGACAGAATTCATTCTGTTTGGATTAACTGATCAGCCAGATCTCCAACTCCCCCTGTTCGTCTTGTTTCTAGTAATGTATATAGTCACTGTGTTGGGAAATTTGGGCTTGATAATCCTAATTGGGCTGAATTCGCACCTGCACAcccccatgtattttttcctctttaacttATCGTTTATAGACCTTTGTTATTCTTCTGTGTTTACTCCCAAAATGCTGATTAACTTTATTTCAAAGAATACTATCTCCTATGTGGGGTGCATGACCCAGCtctactttttctgtttctttgctattTCTGAATGCTATGTGCTGACATCAATGGCctatgatcgctatgtggccatctgtaaaccaCTTTTGTATAACGTTGTCATGTCCCCTAAAGTGTGTTCCAGCCTCATGCTTGGTTCATATTTGATGGCATTTTCTGGTGCCATGGCCCACACAGGATGCATGCTGAGACTGACCTTCTGTGATGCAAACATCATCAACCACTATCTGTGTGACGTCCTTCCTGTGTTCCAGCTCTCCTGCACAAGCACCTACATCAATGAGCTGGTAGTATTCATTGTGGTAGGCATCAACATCATTGTGCCCACTGTcaccatctttgtctcttatgcTTTGATCCTTTCCAGCATCCTCCACATCAGCACCACAGAGGGCAGGTCCAAAGCCTTCAGAACCTGCAGTTCGCACATAATTGCTGTTTCTCTGTTCTTTGGATCGCTTGCATTTATGTACCTCAAACCACCTTCTGTTATGTCTATGGATAAGGGGAAAGTCTCTTCTGTTTTTTATACCAATGTGGTTCCCACAATGAACCCTTTAATCTACAGCTTGAGGAACAAAGACGTTAAGCTTGCTCTGAGGAAAACACTGAATAGCAGAAAATTTTGA